In one window of Dermochelys coriacea isolate rDerCor1 chromosome 3, rDerCor1.pri.v4, whole genome shotgun sequence DNA:
- the TMEM214 gene encoding transmembrane protein 214 isoform X2 — translation MPPASRAWPRGTGPGEAVPITTSDTIFELGFEKTVKKQNKEQVPPAPAPEQHHKKQNMGKNAKKSTAVDAGLKQGKFRTLEDALKAFDLTELQRELDKSQNVFPENPSVWVKDLAGYLNYKLQTPRSDPTLSQHTPDYPYSLVNKELRSIIKSLLVKASSVLELFFDHCIYTMLQELDKTPGESLHGYRICIQAVVLDKPKIATVNLGKYLELLRSHQNRPMKCLSIMWALGQAGFTDLTEGLKVWLGIMLPVLGIKSLSPYAIAYLDRLLMTHANLTKGFGMIGPKDFFPLLDFAFMPNNSLSPSLQEQLRQLYPRLKVLAFGAKSETTLHTYFPSFLSRATPNCPADMRNELLICLNECLSMDALSFSVWRQLYTKHLSQSSLLLNHLLESWDSTTKKVRKSLQETVRSFKVTNEELAVKGPNSLQDLAACHAACENLLHKMKGRGFPWVRLLLVVLVFAAGFLVHDIRTQGSFQASSAHILRSSGILSVSQQAWNKVSHYSLEGYSWLERNVPVYYSQVLTVLGPNLKLVWTKTNETAVYVSGKCSSQILWVKDNLPWFIEWWRSVMGLHEKTSDKLHLFLLDIPAKHNTSGQELGLGHDFWTLEPGSLEHWGQRSRH, via the exons ATGCCCCCTGCGAGCAGGGCTTGGCCTCGCGGGACAGGACCTGGGGAAGCCG TGCCTATCACTACATCAGACACCATCTTTGAGCTGGGGTTTGAGAAAACCGTGAAGAAGCAGAACAAAGAGCAAgtgcctccagcccctgcccctgagcAGCATCACAAAAAACAGAACATGGGGAAAAATGCTAAAAAGTCAACTGCAGTCGATGCAGGACTCAAGCAAGGCAAATTCCGAACACTGGAGGATGCACTGAAAGCT TTTGATTTGACAGAACTTCAGAGGGAGCTGGATAAAAGTCAGAACGTGTTTCCTGAGAACCCATCTGTGTGGGTTAAAGACCTGGCTGGATATCTAAACTACAAGCTGCAGACCCCTCGGAGCGACCCCACTCTCAGCCAGCATACTCCTG ATTACCCCTACAGCCTTGTGAACAAGGAGCTGAGAAGCATCATCAAGTCCCTGCTAGTGAAAGCCTCCAGCGTACTGGAGCTCTTCTTTGATCACTGTATTTATACGATGTTGCAAGAGCTGGACAAAACTCCTG GGGAGTCGCTGCATGGATACCGGATCTGCATACAGGCAGTGGTGCTGGACAAGCCTAAAATTGCAACAGTGAATCTGGGCAAG TATTTAGAGCTGTTACGGTCCCATCAGAACAGGCCAATGAAATGCCTCTCAATCATGTGGGCTCTGGGACAAGCTGGCTTCACAGACCTCACTGAAGGATTGAAAG TGTGGCTTGGCATTATGCTTCCAGTGCTGGGGATCAAGTCCCTCTCCCCGTATGCGATTGCCTACTTGGACCGGCTACTTAT GACGCACGCAAACCTGACCAAAGGATTTGGCATGATTGGACCAAAGGACTTTTTCCCACTCTTGGACTTTGCCTTTATGCCCAACAACTCCTTATCACCCAG CCTGCAGGAGCAGTTACGCCAGTTGTACCCCAGACTGAAAGTGCTGGCGTTTGGTGCTAAATCTGAGACCACGCTGCACACCTACTTCCCCTCCTTCCTGTCCAGAGCCACTCCAAACTGTCCTGCCGACATGAGGAACGAG CTCCTGATCTGCCTGAATGAGTGCCTGAGCATGGATGCCCTGAGCTTCAGCGTCTGGCGACAGCTGTACACTAAACACCTCTCCCAGTCCAG CTTGCTCCTGAACCATCTGTTGGAGTCTTGGGACAGCACCACCAAAAAA GTGCGAAAATCTCTCCAGGAAACCGTTCGTTCGTTCAAAGTGACTAACGAAGAACTTGCTGTGAAAGGACCAAACAGTCTCCAGGATCTAGCAGCCTGCCATGCCGCCTGCGAG AACCTGCTGCATAAGATGAAAGGCCGTGGCTTCCCCTGGGTTCGACTGCTGCTTGTGGTTCTGGTGTTCGCTGCCGGCTTCCTGGTGCATGACATCAGGACACAGGGGTCTTTTCAAG CTTCTTCTGCTCACATCCTTCGCTCCTCGGGCATCTTGTCGGTCTCCCAGCAAGCCTGGAATAAAGTGTCCCATTACTCCCTGGAAGGATACAG CTGGTTGGAGAGGAATGTCCCTGTTTATTATTCCCAAGTGCTGACGGTGTTGGGCCCAAACCTGAAACTGGTTTGGACAAAGACCAACGAGACTGCAGTTTACGTCTCTGGGAAATGTTCCTCTCAGATCTTGTGGGTCAAAGACAACCTGCCCTGGTTCATTGAGTGG TGGAGAAGTGTCATGGGATTGCATGAGAAAACATCTGACAAGCTTCACCTATTCCTCCTGGATATACCTGCAAAACACAACACTAGCGGTCAAGAACTGGGCCTTGGCCATGATTTCTGGACACTAGAGCCTGGCTCTCTGGAGCATTGGGGACAACGTTCGCGTCACTAA
- the TMEM214 gene encoding transmembrane protein 214 isoform X3 produces the protein MGKNAKKSTAVDAGLKQGKFRTLEDALKAFDLTELQRELDKSQNVFPENPSVWVKDLAGYLNYKLQTPRSDPTLSQHTPDYPYSLVNKELRSIIKSLLVKASSVLELFFDHCIYTMLQELDKTPGESLHGYRICIQAVVLDKPKIATVNLGKYLELLRSHQNRPMKCLSIMWALGQAGFTDLTEGLKVWLGIMLPVLGIKSLSPYAIAYLDRLLMTHANLTKGFGMIGPKDFFPLLDFAFMPNNSLSPSLQEQLRQLYPRLKVLAFGAKSETTLHTYFPSFLSRATPNCPADMRNELLICLNECLSMDALSFSVWRQLYTKHLSQSSLLLNHLLESWDSTTKKVRKSLQETVRSFKVTNEELAVKGPNSLQDLAACHAACENLLHKMKGRGFPWVRLLLVVLVFAAGFLVHDIRTQGSFQASSAHILRSSGILSVSQQAWNKVSHYSLEGYSWLERNVPVYYSQVLTVLGPNLKLVWTKTNETAVYVSGKCSSQILWVKDNLPWFIEWLQAWVPDFVLHFAECIKELLLFLLQSCLLPALESTGAALERGWELCVDACNGEVSWDCMRKHLTSFTYSSWIYLQNTTLAVKNWALAMISGH, from the exons ATGGGGAAAAATGCTAAAAAGTCAACTGCAGTCGATGCAGGACTCAAGCAAGGCAAATTCCGAACACTGGAGGATGCACTGAAAGCT TTTGATTTGACAGAACTTCAGAGGGAGCTGGATAAAAGTCAGAACGTGTTTCCTGAGAACCCATCTGTGTGGGTTAAAGACCTGGCTGGATATCTAAACTACAAGCTGCAGACCCCTCGGAGCGACCCCACTCTCAGCCAGCATACTCCTG ATTACCCCTACAGCCTTGTGAACAAGGAGCTGAGAAGCATCATCAAGTCCCTGCTAGTGAAAGCCTCCAGCGTACTGGAGCTCTTCTTTGATCACTGTATTTATACGATGTTGCAAGAGCTGGACAAAACTCCTG GGGAGTCGCTGCATGGATACCGGATCTGCATACAGGCAGTGGTGCTGGACAAGCCTAAAATTGCAACAGTGAATCTGGGCAAG TATTTAGAGCTGTTACGGTCCCATCAGAACAGGCCAATGAAATGCCTCTCAATCATGTGGGCTCTGGGACAAGCTGGCTTCACAGACCTCACTGAAGGATTGAAAG TGTGGCTTGGCATTATGCTTCCAGTGCTGGGGATCAAGTCCCTCTCCCCGTATGCGATTGCCTACTTGGACCGGCTACTTAT GACGCACGCAAACCTGACCAAAGGATTTGGCATGATTGGACCAAAGGACTTTTTCCCACTCTTGGACTTTGCCTTTATGCCCAACAACTCCTTATCACCCAG CCTGCAGGAGCAGTTACGCCAGTTGTACCCCAGACTGAAAGTGCTGGCGTTTGGTGCTAAATCTGAGACCACGCTGCACACCTACTTCCCCTCCTTCCTGTCCAGAGCCACTCCAAACTGTCCTGCCGACATGAGGAACGAG CTCCTGATCTGCCTGAATGAGTGCCTGAGCATGGATGCCCTGAGCTTCAGCGTCTGGCGACAGCTGTACACTAAACACCTCTCCCAGTCCAG CTTGCTCCTGAACCATCTGTTGGAGTCTTGGGACAGCACCACCAAAAAA GTGCGAAAATCTCTCCAGGAAACCGTTCGTTCGTTCAAAGTGACTAACGAAGAACTTGCTGTGAAAGGACCAAACAGTCTCCAGGATCTAGCAGCCTGCCATGCCGCCTGCGAG AACCTGCTGCATAAGATGAAAGGCCGTGGCTTCCCCTGGGTTCGACTGCTGCTTGTGGTTCTGGTGTTCGCTGCCGGCTTCCTGGTGCATGACATCAGGACACAGGGGTCTTTTCAAG CTTCTTCTGCTCACATCCTTCGCTCCTCGGGCATCTTGTCGGTCTCCCAGCAAGCCTGGAATAAAGTGTCCCATTACTCCCTGGAAGGATACAG CTGGTTGGAGAGGAATGTCCCTGTTTATTATTCCCAAGTGCTGACGGTGTTGGGCCCAAACCTGAAACTGGTTTGGACAAAGACCAACGAGACTGCAGTTTACGTCTCTGGGAAATGTTCCTCTCAGATCTTGTGGGTCAAAGACAACCTGCCCTGGTTCATTGAGTGG CTCCAGGCCTGGGTTCCGGACTTCGTGCTGCACTTTGCTGAATGCATCAAGGAGCTGTTACTCTTCCTCctgcagagctgcctgctgcCAGCGCTGGAATCCACAGGGGCAGCCCTCGAGCGGGGATGGGAGCTCTGTGTGGATGCTTGCAA TGGAGAAGTGTCATGGGATTGCATGAGAAAACATCTGACAAGCTTCACCTATTCCTCCTGGATATACCTGCAAAACACAACACTAGCGGTCAAGAACTGGGCCTTGGCCATGATTTCTGGACACTAG
- the TMEM214 gene encoding transmembrane protein 214 isoform X1 produces the protein MPPASRAWPRGTGPGEAVPITTSDTIFELGFEKTVKKQNKEQVPPAPAPEQHHKKQNMGKNAKKSTAVDAGLKQGKFRTLEDALKAFDLTELQRELDKSQNVFPENPSVWVKDLAGYLNYKLQTPRSDPTLSQHTPDYPYSLVNKELRSIIKSLLVKASSVLELFFDHCIYTMLQELDKTPGESLHGYRICIQAVVLDKPKIATVNLGKYLELLRSHQNRPMKCLSIMWALGQAGFTDLTEGLKVWLGIMLPVLGIKSLSPYAIAYLDRLLMTHANLTKGFGMIGPKDFFPLLDFAFMPNNSLSPSLQEQLRQLYPRLKVLAFGAKSETTLHTYFPSFLSRATPNCPADMRNELLICLNECLSMDALSFSVWRQLYTKHLSQSSLLLNHLLESWDSTTKKVRKSLQETVRSFKVTNEELAVKGPNSLQDLAACHAACENLLHKMKGRGFPWVRLLLVVLVFAAGFLVHDIRTQGSFQASSAHILRSSGILSVSQQAWNKVSHYSLEGYSWLERNVPVYYSQVLTVLGPNLKLVWTKTNETAVYVSGKCSSQILWVKDNLPWFIEWLQAWVPDFVLHFAECIKELLLFLLQSCLLPALESTGAALERGWELCVDACNGEVSWDCMRKHLTSFTYSSWIYLQNTTLAVKNWALAMISGH, from the exons ATGCCCCCTGCGAGCAGGGCTTGGCCTCGCGGGACAGGACCTGGGGAAGCCG TGCCTATCACTACATCAGACACCATCTTTGAGCTGGGGTTTGAGAAAACCGTGAAGAAGCAGAACAAAGAGCAAgtgcctccagcccctgcccctgagcAGCATCACAAAAAACAGAACATGGGGAAAAATGCTAAAAAGTCAACTGCAGTCGATGCAGGACTCAAGCAAGGCAAATTCCGAACACTGGAGGATGCACTGAAAGCT TTTGATTTGACAGAACTTCAGAGGGAGCTGGATAAAAGTCAGAACGTGTTTCCTGAGAACCCATCTGTGTGGGTTAAAGACCTGGCTGGATATCTAAACTACAAGCTGCAGACCCCTCGGAGCGACCCCACTCTCAGCCAGCATACTCCTG ATTACCCCTACAGCCTTGTGAACAAGGAGCTGAGAAGCATCATCAAGTCCCTGCTAGTGAAAGCCTCCAGCGTACTGGAGCTCTTCTTTGATCACTGTATTTATACGATGTTGCAAGAGCTGGACAAAACTCCTG GGGAGTCGCTGCATGGATACCGGATCTGCATACAGGCAGTGGTGCTGGACAAGCCTAAAATTGCAACAGTGAATCTGGGCAAG TATTTAGAGCTGTTACGGTCCCATCAGAACAGGCCAATGAAATGCCTCTCAATCATGTGGGCTCTGGGACAAGCTGGCTTCACAGACCTCACTGAAGGATTGAAAG TGTGGCTTGGCATTATGCTTCCAGTGCTGGGGATCAAGTCCCTCTCCCCGTATGCGATTGCCTACTTGGACCGGCTACTTAT GACGCACGCAAACCTGACCAAAGGATTTGGCATGATTGGACCAAAGGACTTTTTCCCACTCTTGGACTTTGCCTTTATGCCCAACAACTCCTTATCACCCAG CCTGCAGGAGCAGTTACGCCAGTTGTACCCCAGACTGAAAGTGCTGGCGTTTGGTGCTAAATCTGAGACCACGCTGCACACCTACTTCCCCTCCTTCCTGTCCAGAGCCACTCCAAACTGTCCTGCCGACATGAGGAACGAG CTCCTGATCTGCCTGAATGAGTGCCTGAGCATGGATGCCCTGAGCTTCAGCGTCTGGCGACAGCTGTACACTAAACACCTCTCCCAGTCCAG CTTGCTCCTGAACCATCTGTTGGAGTCTTGGGACAGCACCACCAAAAAA GTGCGAAAATCTCTCCAGGAAACCGTTCGTTCGTTCAAAGTGACTAACGAAGAACTTGCTGTGAAAGGACCAAACAGTCTCCAGGATCTAGCAGCCTGCCATGCCGCCTGCGAG AACCTGCTGCATAAGATGAAAGGCCGTGGCTTCCCCTGGGTTCGACTGCTGCTTGTGGTTCTGGTGTTCGCTGCCGGCTTCCTGGTGCATGACATCAGGACACAGGGGTCTTTTCAAG CTTCTTCTGCTCACATCCTTCGCTCCTCGGGCATCTTGTCGGTCTCCCAGCAAGCCTGGAATAAAGTGTCCCATTACTCCCTGGAAGGATACAG CTGGTTGGAGAGGAATGTCCCTGTTTATTATTCCCAAGTGCTGACGGTGTTGGGCCCAAACCTGAAACTGGTTTGGACAAAGACCAACGAGACTGCAGTTTACGTCTCTGGGAAATGTTCCTCTCAGATCTTGTGGGTCAAAGACAACCTGCCCTGGTTCATTGAGTGG CTCCAGGCCTGGGTTCCGGACTTCGTGCTGCACTTTGCTGAATGCATCAAGGAGCTGTTACTCTTCCTCctgcagagctgcctgctgcCAGCGCTGGAATCCACAGGGGCAGCCCTCGAGCGGGGATGGGAGCTCTGTGTGGATGCTTGCAA TGGAGAAGTGTCATGGGATTGCATGAGAAAACATCTGACAAGCTTCACCTATTCCTCCTGGATATACCTGCAAAACACAACACTAGCGGTCAAGAACTGGGCCTTGGCCATGATTTCTGGACACTAG
- the TMEM214 gene encoding transmembrane protein 214 isoform X4, giving the protein MLQELDKTPGESLHGYRICIQAVVLDKPKIATVNLGKYLELLRSHQNRPMKCLSIMWALGQAGFTDLTEGLKVWLGIMLPVLGIKSLSPYAIAYLDRLLMTHANLTKGFGMIGPKDFFPLLDFAFMPNNSLSPSLQEQLRQLYPRLKVLAFGAKSETTLHTYFPSFLSRATPNCPADMRNELLICLNECLSMDALSFSVWRQLYTKHLSQSSLLLNHLLESWDSTTKKVRKSLQETVRSFKVTNEELAVKGPNSLQDLAACHAACENLLHKMKGRGFPWVRLLLVVLVFAAGFLVHDIRTQGSFQASSAHILRSSGILSVSQQAWNKVSHYSLEGYSWLERNVPVYYSQVLTVLGPNLKLVWTKTNETAVYVSGKCSSQILWVKDNLPWFIEWLQAWVPDFVLHFAECIKELLLFLLQSCLLPALESTGAALERGWELCVDACNGEVSWDCMRKHLTSFTYSSWIYLQNTTLAVKNWALAMISGH; this is encoded by the exons ATGTTGCAAGAGCTGGACAAAACTCCTG GGGAGTCGCTGCATGGATACCGGATCTGCATACAGGCAGTGGTGCTGGACAAGCCTAAAATTGCAACAGTGAATCTGGGCAAG TATTTAGAGCTGTTACGGTCCCATCAGAACAGGCCAATGAAATGCCTCTCAATCATGTGGGCTCTGGGACAAGCTGGCTTCACAGACCTCACTGAAGGATTGAAAG TGTGGCTTGGCATTATGCTTCCAGTGCTGGGGATCAAGTCCCTCTCCCCGTATGCGATTGCCTACTTGGACCGGCTACTTAT GACGCACGCAAACCTGACCAAAGGATTTGGCATGATTGGACCAAAGGACTTTTTCCCACTCTTGGACTTTGCCTTTATGCCCAACAACTCCTTATCACCCAG CCTGCAGGAGCAGTTACGCCAGTTGTACCCCAGACTGAAAGTGCTGGCGTTTGGTGCTAAATCTGAGACCACGCTGCACACCTACTTCCCCTCCTTCCTGTCCAGAGCCACTCCAAACTGTCCTGCCGACATGAGGAACGAG CTCCTGATCTGCCTGAATGAGTGCCTGAGCATGGATGCCCTGAGCTTCAGCGTCTGGCGACAGCTGTACACTAAACACCTCTCCCAGTCCAG CTTGCTCCTGAACCATCTGTTGGAGTCTTGGGACAGCACCACCAAAAAA GTGCGAAAATCTCTCCAGGAAACCGTTCGTTCGTTCAAAGTGACTAACGAAGAACTTGCTGTGAAAGGACCAAACAGTCTCCAGGATCTAGCAGCCTGCCATGCCGCCTGCGAG AACCTGCTGCATAAGATGAAAGGCCGTGGCTTCCCCTGGGTTCGACTGCTGCTTGTGGTTCTGGTGTTCGCTGCCGGCTTCCTGGTGCATGACATCAGGACACAGGGGTCTTTTCAAG CTTCTTCTGCTCACATCCTTCGCTCCTCGGGCATCTTGTCGGTCTCCCAGCAAGCCTGGAATAAAGTGTCCCATTACTCCCTGGAAGGATACAG CTGGTTGGAGAGGAATGTCCCTGTTTATTATTCCCAAGTGCTGACGGTGTTGGGCCCAAACCTGAAACTGGTTTGGACAAAGACCAACGAGACTGCAGTTTACGTCTCTGGGAAATGTTCCTCTCAGATCTTGTGGGTCAAAGACAACCTGCCCTGGTTCATTGAGTGG CTCCAGGCCTGGGTTCCGGACTTCGTGCTGCACTTTGCTGAATGCATCAAGGAGCTGTTACTCTTCCTCctgcagagctgcctgctgcCAGCGCTGGAATCCACAGGGGCAGCCCTCGAGCGGGGATGGGAGCTCTGTGTGGATGCTTGCAA TGGAGAAGTGTCATGGGATTGCATGAGAAAACATCTGACAAGCTTCACCTATTCCTCCTGGATATACCTGCAAAACACAACACTAGCGGTCAAGAACTGGGCCTTGGCCATGATTTCTGGACACTAG